One part of the Candidatus Zixiibacteriota bacterium genome encodes these proteins:
- a CDS encoding oligosaccharide flippase family protein produces the protein MFDELKNLSKHSLVYMLGSIASRMVGFLMIPVYTRYLTPSDYGVLELVSLTIDVVGMLAALGVNSAITRFYYEYKDRDQRDEVITTGLLSTIVLASVPTALLIVKAGWLSTLVFDDIQYGYFFQLLLLANFLDLVLVIPMTVLTIREKSTTYVIFSLIRLALSLSLNIYFVVVLEMGVVGILYSSLISSAVSCVLLCLTVFVRMRIRFSLDKAIKMIKFGSPLVAAALGTFVLNFADRYFLEHFTSLREVGLYGLGYKFAIALSQLLHGPFNLMWNVFMFKIADRPDAKQMYARVMTYNSFVVIFVALGMAVLIKDVLKIMVTPEFQDAHRIVPLILAGFYFYYMMPILDVGIMLTKKTYLRAMNVTIAAIVNLGLNYILISRFDMMGAAYATFLSYSFLAILTLYVSGRVLSVPYEYFRLAKMYVSALLIFALSRMIDSDSLALTIAAKTAVVLMFPLVLIPLKFYDEKERRKIAELSRQFAGKLLRRNVD, from the coding sequence ATGTTTGACGAACTCAAGAATCTCTCAAAGCACTCGCTGGTATACATGCTTGGTTCAATCGCCAGTAGGATGGTTGGCTTCCTGATGATACCGGTCTACACACGGTATCTCACACCATCTGATTATGGCGTCCTCGAGCTTGTAAGCCTCACGATCGATGTCGTTGGTATGCTGGCAGCACTCGGTGTCAACAGTGCAATAACGAGATTCTACTACGAGTACAAAGATCGTGATCAGAGGGACGAAGTTATCACGACAGGCCTTCTCTCGACCATTGTTCTCGCTTCCGTCCCCACCGCTCTGCTGATTGTTAAAGCGGGTTGGCTTTCGACGCTCGTTTTTGATGACATTCAGTACGGTTACTTCTTCCAACTCCTGCTGCTGGCCAATTTCCTCGATCTGGTTCTGGTGATTCCGATGACGGTGCTAACAATACGAGAGAAATCGACAACTTACGTGATATTTTCACTGATTCGACTTGCTCTCAGTCTGTCGCTCAACATCTATTTCGTCGTCGTTCTTGAGATGGGTGTGGTAGGAATACTCTACAGCAGTCTCATTTCGTCCGCGGTGAGTTGCGTGCTTCTGTGCCTGACAGTATTTGTGCGAATGAGAATACGCTTTTCGCTCGATAAAGCCATCAAAATGATCAAGTTTGGTTCTCCTCTGGTGGCCGCAGCTCTCGGCACATTCGTTCTTAATTTCGCAGACAGGTATTTCCTCGAGCATTTCACCAGTTTGAGGGAGGTTGGTCTATACGGACTCGGATACAAATTCGCGATCGCGCTGTCGCAGTTGCTTCACGGCCCATTCAATCTTATGTGGAACGTTTTTATGTTCAAGATTGCGGACCGTCCAGATGCAAAGCAGATGTATGCCCGAGTGATGACCTACAACTCATTCGTGGTCATTTTCGTTGCTCTAGGTATGGCTGTTCTGATAAAGGACGTTCTGAAGATCATGGTCACGCCGGAGTTCCAGGATGCTCACAGGATTGTCCCTCTGATTCTGGCCGGTTTCTACTTCTACTATATGATGCCTATTCTCGATGTTGGAATCATGCTCACTAAGAAGACATATTTGCGCGCCATGAATGTCACCATCGCTGCGATCGTGAACCTTGGACTGAACTATATTCTCATTTCGAGATTTGATATGATGGGCGCCGCGTACGCTACATTTCTGTCGTACTCATTTTTGGCGATTTTGACGCTGTATGTATCGGGAAGAGTGCTCAGTGTCCCCTATGAGTATTTTCGCTTGGCAAAAATGTATGTTTCGGCGTTATTGATATTTGCACTCAGCAGGATGATTGACTCGGATTCTCTCGCTCTGACCATCGCGGCGAAGACCGCAGTGGTCCTTATGTTTCCACTTGTCCTGATTCCGCTGAAGTTCTATGACGAGAAGGAACGACGGAAAATTGCCGAGTTGTCCAGACAATTTGCAGGGAAGCTCCTCAGACGCAATGTTGACTAA
- a CDS encoding O-antigen ligase family protein produces the protein MAPDVRKSAPDRLRSDSEGYQSGLKITWKHLSIAGLAIISVVSALAMLRMPDKFQLALIFAVPGLFFLIVVLLNPFIGVYIYLLFEYLRPYDLVPALLPLKIPMLVIGITTVSWLIRVSKTGGFEMHKFTWVYLSFVALIGFTIVTADNYYIALLGFREMCLFFIMYLIALDNVNSFSRYNKLVWLMLLIHFFFASKGVYNYLLAQDVTGGQRTSGAVGTSFLADENDFALALNVMIPFAFFALTYARKFITKLFSFAVLMTLMFGVVSSFSRGGWLGLVAAVGYCLLRSKRKVVTISFAVVLLIALVIVAPPEYWSEVSTISDTHESTAASRLNYWEAAVRMYLDYPIIGVGAGNGGSHLVDYVTGFKDPATQWGRAFHGTVPQVLAELGTVGICLYLAMLIMAFRHLLRIRRDAIRSEDGTRTIQFVDSVLGGIIAYIVTATFLSTAYYPQLWTLFMFAMVLLKIDAADRQQAAARTELEANIATQDSQTTV, from the coding sequence TTGGCGCCAGATGTTCGCAAATCGGCACCGGATCGACTTCGATCCGACTCTGAAGGGTATCAATCCGGCCTCAAGATCACCTGGAAACACCTCTCAATCGCAGGACTCGCCATCATATCTGTTGTATCCGCGCTCGCGATGCTCAGGATGCCGGATAAGTTTCAGCTTGCTCTCATATTTGCCGTTCCGGGACTATTCTTTCTGATTGTGGTGCTGCTCAATCCATTCATCGGAGTATATATCTATCTTCTGTTTGAGTATCTCAGGCCATATGATCTTGTACCGGCGTTACTTCCTCTGAAAATACCGATGCTCGTGATCGGAATAACGACTGTTTCCTGGCTGATACGTGTATCGAAGACCGGCGGGTTCGAGATGCACAAATTCACCTGGGTCTATCTCAGTTTCGTGGCACTGATAGGATTCACCATCGTCACGGCAGACAATTATTACATCGCTCTTCTTGGATTCAGAGAGATGTGCCTCTTTTTCATCATGTACCTCATAGCTCTGGACAATGTCAATTCCTTCAGCCGGTATAACAAATTGGTCTGGCTGATGCTTCTGATACACTTCTTTTTCGCTTCGAAAGGCGTCTACAACTATCTGCTGGCTCAGGATGTGACAGGCGGTCAGCGAACCAGCGGAGCGGTTGGAACCTCCTTCCTCGCAGATGAAAACGACTTTGCACTTGCATTAAATGTGATGATCCCGTTCGCATTTTTTGCGTTAACGTACGCCAGGAAATTCATAACCAAGTTGTTCTCCTTTGCCGTACTGATGACACTGATGTTTGGCGTGGTATCGAGTTTCTCGAGAGGCGGCTGGCTCGGTCTGGTCGCAGCCGTCGGCTATTGCCTGTTGCGCTCAAAGCGGAAAGTAGTGACCATAAGTTTCGCGGTAGTTCTTCTCATTGCATTGGTGATCGTCGCCCCCCCAGAATATTGGAGTGAAGTATCTACTATCTCAGATACTCATGAATCTACGGCCGCCTCGAGATTGAATTACTGGGAAGCGGCTGTGCGTATGTATCTCGACTATCCAATAATCGGTGTAGGAGCCGGCAACGGTGGGTCGCACCTTGTAGATTATGTTACCGGATTCAAAGATCCGGCAACGCAGTGGGGGAGAGCATTTCACGGAACTGTGCCTCAGGTGCTGGCAGAGCTCGGGACGGTCGGCATCTGTCTGTATCTGGCCATGCTAATCATGGCTTTCCGCCACCTGCTGAGAATCAGAAGGGACGCTATTCGATCGGAAGACGGCACTCGGACAATTCAATTCGTCGATTCAGTTTTGGGTGGGATCATTGCATACATTGTGACAGCTACCTTTCTGTCAACAGCGTATTACCCACAGCTTTGGACGCTCTTCATGTTTGCAATGGTGCTCTTGAAAATAGATGCGGCTGATCGTCAGCAGGCAGCCGCTCGAACTGAATTGGAAGCAAATATCGCCACTCAGGACAGTCAGACGACGGTATGA
- a CDS encoding FemAB family PEP-CTERM system-associated protein, translating into MVRVVAYAHELEDSWAEYVQNTESSNISHRLEWRYVISESLGHRPRYLVALDDSKVVGILPLFVVTTWWRAKYIVSVPWLDYGGVVADSDDVEILLLDEARRITEEEGAKFLELRSVSAGSVKMEERLDKASFILKLTDNSEDLWKSFNAKLRNQIRKAQKSQLYTEIGGVELLDGFYDVFSRNMRDLGTPVWGKDFFRRILSAFPQSAEIIQVKKDEDVVAGGLILSFKKSQYVPSASSLRSFINLCPNHALYWSVIARACESRFDYFDFGRSSWDSGTFNFKKQWGAEPTQLVWQYHLNKATEVPLISPDNRKYRTVIGLWKKLPLGLANYLGPKLIRSFP; encoded by the coding sequence ATGGTAAGAGTTGTCGCATACGCCCATGAGCTTGAAGATTCATGGGCTGAATATGTTCAGAATACGGAGTCCTCAAACATATCTCACCGGTTAGAGTGGAGGTATGTCATTTCCGAGAGTCTCGGCCACAGACCGAGATACCTGGTTGCCCTGGATGATTCAAAAGTTGTCGGAATTCTCCCCCTGTTTGTAGTGACTACCTGGTGGAGAGCTAAGTACATCGTGTCGGTACCGTGGCTCGATTACGGCGGAGTTGTAGCTGACAGCGATGATGTTGAGATTCTGCTTCTTGACGAAGCGCGTCGTATCACGGAGGAAGAGGGTGCTAAGTTCCTTGAGTTGCGCTCTGTCAGTGCCGGTAGCGTGAAGATGGAAGAGCGTCTCGATAAAGCATCATTCATTCTGAAGCTGACCGACAATTCGGAGGATCTCTGGAAGTCGTTCAATGCCAAGCTCAGGAATCAGATCAGAAAAGCACAGAAGTCACAATTGTATACCGAAATCGGTGGGGTCGAATTGCTTGATGGCTTCTACGATGTTTTTTCGAGGAATATGCGCGATCTGGGTACGCCGGTGTGGGGGAAGGATTTCTTCCGGAGAATTCTGAGTGCATTCCCTCAGTCAGCAGAGATAATCCAGGTTAAGAAAGATGAAGATGTTGTTGCGGGGGGTCTGATTCTGTCATTCAAGAAATCGCAATATGTGCCATCAGCATCATCGCTTCGTTCATTCATAAATCTCTGTCCCAATCACGCCCTGTACTGGTCGGTGATAGCGAGAGCATGTGAGAGCAGATTCGACTACTTCGATTTCGGCCGATCGAGTTGGGACTCAGGTACATTCAATTTCAAGAAGCAATGGGGCGCTGAGCCGACCCAGCTCGTCTGGCAATATCACCTAAACAAGGCGACGGAAGTTCCCCTGATCAGCCCTGATAATCGGAAATACCGCACAGTGATCGGTCTTTGGAAAAAACTGCCGCTTGGGCTGGCAAATTACCTTGGACCGAAGCTTATTAGGAGTTTCCCGTGA
- a CDS encoding DegT/DnrJ/EryC1/StrS family aminotransferase has protein sequence MFYFLAPAGIPISLEDISKAVRLKKSGMSYSAIFLEHIAKIVDSDYAFDFNSGRTALAVILDALSELADDGRNEIVIPAYTCYSVASAVIRCGLKIRLCDVDPTTLDYDYEKLYETDTSHVLAVVACSLFGVSCDWESLGQLQRENGYFLIDDAAQSFGVESDKCAPGTRGDVGFYSFGRGKNLTTYSGGAAVTDNDDIARKIEEKSAGLSHTSRVSDGIALGKMLAYGLLLRPELYWIPNSIPFLGIGETIFDPDFPMARMREMNCRLGSVLLDRIGLLNSIRIGIADTLLNRLRDCPDLEFPGYEGGAVIPYLRLPILMANKSVRDTAISRLRAAGIGASPMYPSTIAEIPAIDAHLGERSGELPGAKEIADRLLTLPTHPYVTGQDIERMIKLVTSVVTKGGE, from the coding sequence ATGTTCTATTTTCTGGCACCGGCAGGTATTCCGATATCACTGGAGGACATCTCAAAGGCAGTCCGACTCAAGAAGTCAGGCATGTCGTATTCGGCGATCTTTCTCGAACACATCGCCAAGATCGTTGATTCCGACTATGCCTTCGATTTCAACTCGGGCAGGACTGCGCTTGCCGTGATTCTGGACGCCCTGTCAGAGCTTGCCGACGATGGAAGGAATGAAATTGTAATTCCTGCGTACACTTGCTACTCGGTGGCGTCGGCTGTCATAAGATGCGGACTGAAGATCAGATTATGCGACGTCGACCCCACGACTCTTGACTACGATTACGAAAAGCTGTATGAGACTGATACATCCCATGTATTGGCTGTTGTTGCATGTAGTCTGTTTGGAGTCTCATGCGACTGGGAATCACTCGGTCAACTGCAAAGGGAGAATGGTTACTTTTTGATTGACGACGCCGCACAGTCGTTTGGCGTCGAAAGCGACAAATGTGCGCCTGGCACTCGCGGCGACGTTGGCTTCTACAGCTTCGGTCGCGGAAAGAATCTGACTACTTATTCCGGCGGTGCAGCCGTAACTGACAACGATGACATCGCTCGAAAGATCGAAGAGAAATCGGCCGGACTGAGTCACACCAGTCGTGTGTCCGATGGCATTGCGCTTGGCAAGATGCTGGCGTACGGCCTGCTGTTGCGACCGGAACTCTATTGGATTCCCAACTCGATCCCGTTTCTCGGTATCGGAGAGACTATCTTCGATCCCGACTTTCCGATGGCGCGCATGCGTGAGATGAACTGCCGCTTGGGCAGTGTTCTGCTGGATAGAATAGGCTTGTTGAATTCTATTCGTATCGGCATTGCTGACACGCTGTTGAACCGACTGCGTGATTGTCCCGATCTCGAATTCCCCGGCTATGAAGGTGGCGCGGTTATTCCATACCTGCGATTGCCGATCCTGATGGCTAATAAATCGGTTAGAGATACGGCAATAAGTCGATTGCGAGCAGCCGGAATTGGTGCGTCGCCCATGTATCCGTCGACTATTGCCGAAATTCCGGCAATTGATGCACATCTTGGTGAAAGAAGTGGCGAGTTGCCCGGCGCAAAGGAAATAGCGGACCGCCTGCTCACACTTCCAACTCATCCGTATGTAACTGGACAAGACATTGAGAGAATGATAAAATTGGTGACTTCAGTTGTAACCAAGGGCGGTGAATAG
- a CDS encoding polysaccharide deacetylase family protein, with translation MKSLIKYIFCFVAYYCGLVFLSRVFFRSRSALILTYHRVLSKDEKARCISQPGMVVSADSFRWQMEYLNRTCSVVSLSELIDSVGAGHNNDRICAVTFDDGWQDVYVNAYPILRAMNLSATVFLTTGFIGTKRLFWPERLTAALLPDSTISEQALEQLSEIDNQCAELVREVGTHSDRKSRTERIDFLIERLKLLKLADREAFVKTIDQISDEPGRSEESRHLLNWDEVAEMKAGGISFGSHTVNHVLLTKVSLDEAEREIRESKTDLENKLGEPVDLFAYPNGNWNEAVRDMVRDIGFRAAVIAANRRNSRETDPYLFGRLNIHEGMSLSPWKRFSRALFACETSGFLSLFSKLPKHY, from the coding sequence TTGAAATCACTGATCAAGTACATATTCTGCTTTGTAGCATACTACTGCGGACTGGTGTTTCTCTCCCGGGTTTTCTTCAGGTCACGATCTGCGCTCATCCTGACTTATCATCGAGTTTTATCAAAAGACGAGAAGGCGCGTTGTATCTCGCAGCCCGGCATGGTCGTCAGTGCAGATTCGTTCAGGTGGCAGATGGAGTATCTGAATAGAACATGCAGTGTGGTTTCACTGAGCGAGTTGATAGACAGCGTCGGAGCCGGACACAATAACGATAGAATTTGTGCGGTCACATTCGATGACGGGTGGCAGGATGTATACGTCAACGCATATCCGATCCTGAGAGCGATGAATCTCAGTGCGACGGTCTTCCTGACAACAGGATTCATCGGCACGAAGAGGCTTTTCTGGCCTGAACGTCTCACCGCAGCTCTCTTGCCAGACAGCACAATCAGTGAACAGGCGCTTGAGCAGCTTTCGGAGATAGACAATCAGTGTGCAGAACTCGTGAGAGAGGTAGGCACTCATTCCGACCGAAAATCACGAACAGAACGGATAGACTTCTTGATAGAGAGGCTAAAACTCCTCAAGCTCGCTGATAGAGAGGCATTCGTGAAGACTATCGACCAGATAAGCGATGAACCTGGTCGATCCGAAGAATCTCGTCATCTGCTGAATTGGGACGAGGTGGCCGAAATGAAGGCTGGTGGTATTTCATTTGGATCGCACACGGTCAACCATGTCCTCCTCACGAAAGTGTCGCTCGATGAAGCTGAGCGAGAGATTCGAGAGTCAAAGACTGATTTGGAGAATAAACTTGGTGAACCAGTTGACCTTTTCGCTTATCCTAATGGCAACTGGAACGAAGCAGTGAGGGATATGGTGCGGGACATTGGATTCAGGGCAGCGGTTATCGCCGCGAATCGACGGAATAGTCGCGAGACCGATCCATATCTGTTCGGCAGACTGAATATCCACGAGGGAATGTCGCTCTCGCCCTGGAAGCGGTTCTCGCGTGCGCTGTTTGCCTGCGAAACAAGCGGCTTTCTGAGTCTCTTCAGTAAGTTGCCAAAACATTATTGA
- a CDS encoding glycosyltransferase yields the protein MTANKTNILHLIETSEPGGAETVLANIAKNLASELFNSLVCVLEDGWLTEHLKKLGVPYIVLENRWSYDPLFLIRLARLINREKIDIIHSHEFMMTVYGAVAARLTRTPMIGTMHGKVYYPEKARRVRMLKFAFSLSSKMIAVSEDLRKYLAGLFGTESEKLITLYNGIDLKKYSSIESRQQSRDSLSIPEGAPVAGTVGSLFKVKGINFLLDAIPNIRKDHPEFVLLIAGEGEQESTLKAQAESLVLGESVRFLGFRDDVPRILNALDVYVCSSLSEGHSLSILEAMALSVPIVATEVGGNPELIEHDKNGMLVKAEDPSALAAGISSLLRDPALRERFGQASRSIVEERFSLDSMISKYSKLYEGLLS from the coding sequence ATGACTGCGAACAAGACAAACATCCTGCATCTAATTGAAACATCAGAGCCAGGTGGTGCTGAAACGGTGCTCGCAAACATCGCGAAGAATCTCGCTTCGGAGCTGTTCAATTCATTGGTCTGTGTGCTGGAGGATGGCTGGCTCACGGAGCACTTGAAGAAACTCGGCGTGCCATATATTGTCCTCGAAAACAGGTGGTCGTACGATCCGTTGTTTCTGATCAGGCTCGCACGGCTGATTAATCGCGAGAAAATAGACATAATCCACTCACACGAGTTCATGATGACTGTGTACGGCGCAGTTGCCGCGAGGTTGACCCGGACCCCGATGATCGGTACTATGCATGGTAAAGTGTACTACCCGGAGAAAGCTCGTCGAGTCAGAATGCTCAAATTCGCGTTTTCTCTTTCATCAAAGATGATCGCCGTTTCAGAGGATTTGAGAAAGTACCTTGCAGGACTGTTTGGGACAGAATCCGAGAAGCTGATCACATTGTATAACGGCATTGATCTTAAGAAGTACAGCTCTATCGAATCCAGACAGCAGTCGAGAGACAGTTTGTCTATTCCTGAAGGCGCGCCGGTTGCAGGAACTGTCGGTAGTCTATTCAAAGTGAAGGGCATCAATTTTCTGCTGGATGCTATACCGAATATCAGGAAGGATCATCCTGAATTTGTGCTTCTGATTGCGGGTGAAGGCGAGCAGGAGAGTACTTTGAAAGCGCAGGCCGAATCGCTCGTTCTCGGCGAATCGGTCAGATTTCTCGGATTCCGGGATGATGTTCCGAGGATTCTGAATGCATTGGATGTTTATGTTTGCTCGTCGCTATCAGAAGGACATTCGCTGTCGATTCTCGAAGCTATGGCGCTGTCTGTTCCGATTGTAGCCACGGAAGTGGGCGGTAATCCGGAGTTGATAGAGCATGACAAGAATGGCATGCTTGTCAAGGCGGAAGACCCATCAGCGCTCGCTGCGGGCATATCCTCTCTTCTGCGCGACCCCGCTCTCAGAGAGAGGTTTGGACAAGCGAGCCGATCAATAGTAGAGGAGAGATTCTCGCTCGATTCGATGATTAGCAAATATTCGAAACTGTATGAAGGGCTGCTGTCGTGA
- a CDS encoding glycosyltransferase family 2 protein, which translates to MTLSIVLHTLFWISVILTFWTYMGYYLFLRIYSVVVSKSVERDNITPGVSIVITAHNEQKTIGPKIESCLALDYPGEKLEIIVASDGSDDRTNEIVSQYRDSGVELIAIPERNGKHYAQKKGIDAACHEIIVLTDATTFLEADSISKIVRSFADPGIGCVSGRDRIAESEEPSQGEGLYVRYEMSLRSLESRVSSLIGVSGSFFAVRKEICDTWYSDMSSDFFIPIVAYMQGFRTVLDDEAIGSYTLVKNPEQEFQRKVRTIVHGVEVACRLRRILNPLVYGFYSFQMLSHKCMRWLVPYCLIICLATNSMLAGTSVCFDILLAAQFIFYLSAVAAFLIKPLERHSLFRIPFFFGMANLSILIAWWKYISGERYVTWDRTNR; encoded by the coding sequence GTGACCCTGTCCATCGTGCTGCATACGCTGTTCTGGATTTCCGTTATCCTCACATTTTGGACATATATGGGATACTACCTCTTTCTTCGCATATACTCTGTTGTTGTATCGAAGAGTGTCGAACGGGATAATATCACGCCCGGAGTCAGCATCGTGATTACCGCGCACAATGAACAGAAGACAATCGGACCGAAAATAGAAAGCTGCCTGGCTCTCGATTATCCCGGGGAGAAGCTTGAGATCATAGTTGCATCAGATGGTTCCGACGATAGAACCAATGAAATCGTAAGCCAGTACAGGGATAGCGGTGTCGAGCTTATTGCTATACCGGAGCGAAACGGGAAGCACTACGCCCAGAAAAAGGGAATCGACGCGGCCTGTCATGAGATCATCGTGCTGACGGATGCGACGACATTTCTTGAGGCCGATTCGATCAGCAAGATCGTAAGGAGTTTTGCCGATCCCGGAATTGGATGCGTGTCCGGCAGGGACAGAATTGCAGAATCGGAGGAACCGTCCCAGGGAGAAGGTCTCTACGTGCGGTATGAGATGTCGCTTAGATCGCTCGAATCGAGAGTATCATCTCTGATCGGTGTAAGCGGATCGTTCTTCGCAGTGCGAAAAGAAATATGTGATACATGGTACTCCGACATGTCGAGCGATTTTTTCATTCCGATCGTGGCTTACATGCAGGGCTTCAGGACCGTACTCGACGACGAGGCAATAGGCTCATACACCCTTGTGAAGAACCCGGAGCAGGAATTCCAGCGGAAGGTTCGCACTATTGTCCACGGAGTTGAAGTGGCGTGTCGACTCCGAAGAATTCTGAATCCACTCGTATACGGATTCTATTCTTTTCAGATGCTCAGTCACAAGTGTATGAGATGGCTGGTTCCATATTGTCTGATAATCTGCCTGGCGACAAACAGCATGCTCGCGGGCACTTCTGTGTGCTTTGATATCTTACTGGCAGCACAATTCATATTCTATCTCTCAGCAGTTGCAGCATTTCTGATCAAGCCGCTCGAAAGGCATTCGCTATTCAGGATACCTTTCTTTTTTGGTATGGCGAACCTGTCGATTCTGATCGCATGGTGGAAGTATATCAGTGGCGAGCGATATGTTACCTGGGATCGGACCAATAGATGA